From the Theobroma cacao cultivar B97-61/B2 chromosome 2, Criollo_cocoa_genome_V2, whole genome shotgun sequence genome, one window contains:
- the LOC18610087 gene encoding glutamate receptor 3.4 — protein MEEVLLISRFMTRTLILLSLCFMWVPPGVVCRTGNASASSSSSSSSSLRPKVINIGSLFTLNSVIGRAARPALQAAIDDVNADPTILNGVELKLVLHDTNCSGFVGTVEALQLMESEVAVAIGPQSSGIAHVISHVVNELHVPLLSFGATDPTLSSLQYPYFLRTTHSDYFQMYAVADLVDLFGWREVIAIFVDDDYGRSGISVLGDALAKKRAKISYKAAFSPGDPKSKINDLLVEVNLMESRVYVVHVNPDTGLNIFAVANALNMMSGNYVWIATDWLPTYLDSMEAANPDTMNLLQGVVALRRYTPDTNLKKSFMSRWKNLKYNGSASPAGFNSFALYAYDSVWLAAHALEVFLNEGGNFSFSKDPTLHVANGSMLHLESLHVFNGGQQLLSTLLRMNFTGLSGQIQFNPDKHLVHPAYDVLNVGGTGMRRIGYWSNYSHLSIVPPESLYTKPPNLSTGSQHLYSVIWPGETTAKPRGWVFPNNGQPLRIAVPNRVGYKEFASKDKGPQGVRGYCIDVFEAAISLLPYAVPRTYMLYGDGKRNPNYNELVSQVAQNKYDAAVGDISIVTNRTKIVDFTQPYMESGLVVVAPVKEAKSNPWAFLKPFTKEMWFVTAAFFLFVGAVVWILEHRINHEFRGPPSQQLITIFWFSFSTMFFSHRENTLSTLGRLVLIIWLFVVLIINSSYTASLTSILTVQQLTSGIQGIDSLISSTVPIGIQDGSFAFNYLIDELNIAESRIVKLKNPEAYLKALELGPKRGGVAAIVDELPYIELFLASTNCLYRTVGQEFTKSGWGFAFQRDSPLAVDLSTAILQLSENGDLEKIHNKWLTHRECTMQINQVDENKLSLSSFWGLFLICGIACVLALTLFCCRIITQYRKFTPEGEEAEAEEIEPARSSRRPPRSPSIKQIIDFVDRKETEIKELLKRKNSNESKQQSIHGSDGQASSPA, from the exons ATGGAGGAGGTCTTGTTGATTTCGAGATTCATGACAAGAACTTTGATTTTGTTGAGTCTTTGCTTCATGTGGGTCCCTCCAGGAGTTGTTTGCAGAACTGGAAATGCATCAGCTTCCTCaagttcttcttcttcatcttctttgaGGCCAAAGGTTATAAATATTGGATCTCTGTTCACGTTGAACTCAGTTATCGGAAGAGCAGCAAGGCCTGCACTTCAAGCTGCTATTGATGATGTCAACGCTGATCCAACCATTCTTAATGGGGTAGAGTTGAAACTCGTTTTGCACGATACAAATTGCAGTGGCTTTGTTGGAACCGTGGAGG CTTTGCAGCTGATGGAAAGTGAAGTTGCTGTTGCAATCGGTCCACAATCTTCTGGAATAGCTCATGTCATCTCCCACGTTGTTAATGAGCTTCATGTCCCTCTTCTGTCATTTGGAGCTACAGATCCCACTCTTTCTTCCCTGCAGTACCCATATTTCCTCCGTACTACGCATAGTGACTACTTTCAGATGTATGCGGTTGCTGATTTAGTTGACTTATTTGGCTGGAGGGAGGTCATAGCAATATTTGTGGATGATGATTATGGAAGAAGTGGGATTTCTGTTTTGGGTGATGCCCTGGCAAAGAAACGTgccaaaatttcttataaggCCGCCTTCAGCCCTGGAGACCCCAAAAGTAAGATCAATGACTTGCTAGTTGAGGTGAACCTGATGGAGTCACGAGTTTATGTAGTTCATGTTAATCCTGACACTGGTTTGAACATCTTTGCTGTTGCTAATGCTCTTAATATGATGAGTGGGAACTATGTTTGGATTGCCACAGATTGGCTTCCTACATACTTAGATTCGATGGAAGCAGCTAATCCTGACACAATGAATCTCTTGCAAGGGGTTGTTGCTCTCCGCCGTTACACCCCAGATACTAATCTCAAAAAGAGTTTCATGTCTAGGTGGAAAAACCTAAAATATAATGGGAGTGCAAGTCCTGCAGGCTTCAATTCTTTTGCACTTTATGCTTATGATTCTGTTTGGTTGGCTGCACATGCCCTCGAAGTTTTTCTGAATGAAGGTggaaatttttctttctctaaagaCCCAACTTTGCATGTTGCAAATGGCAGCATGCTGCACCTAGAATCACTTCATGTGTTTAATGGAGGCCAACAACTTCTCTCGACGCTTCTTAGGATGAACTTCACTGGTTTAAGTGGTCagattcaatttaatccaGATAAACATTTAGTTCATCCAGCATATGATGTTCTTAATGTTGGCGGAACCGGGATGCGTAGAATTGGTTATTGGTCAAATTATTCTCATCTCTCAATTGTTCCTCCAGAGAGCTTATATACAAAGCCTCCCAATCTATCTACTGGCAGTCAACATCTTTACAGTGTAATATGGCCTGGTGAAACTACTGCAAAGCCAAGGGGTTGGGTTTTCCCTAACAATGGGCAGCCACTGCGAATTGCTGTACCCAACCGAGTAGGTTATAAAGAGTTTGCGTCAAAAGACAAGGGTCCCCAGGGTGTAAGAGGATACTGCATTGATGTCTTTGAAGCTGCAATAAGCTTGCTCCCTTATGCTGTTCCACGCACATATATGTTATATGGAGATGGTAAAAGAAATCCTAACTATAATGAACTTGTTTCTCAGGTTGCGCAAAAT AAATATGATGCAGCCGTTGGAGATATTTCAATTGTTACCAACAGGACAAAGATTGTTGATTTTACACAGCCTTATATGGAATCTGGACTTGTTGTTGTTGCACCGGTTAAAGAGGCAAAGTCAAATCCTTGGGCATTCCTCAAGCCATTTACTAAAGAAATGTGGTTTGTCACTGCTGcattcttcctttttgtgGGAGCTGTAGTATGGATTCTTGAACACCGGATTAATCATGAATTTCGTGGTCCTCCCAGCCAACAGCTTATAACCATCTTTTG GTTTAGCTTCTCAACAATGTTTTTCTCTCACA GAGAAAACACCTTGAGCACTTTGGGACGATTGGTGCTGATCATATGGCTATTTGTAGTTCTGATTATCAATTCAAGCTACACTGCTAGCTTGACATCAATACTTACGGTGCAGCAGCTAACGTCAGGGATTCAAGGGATTGATAGCTTAATCTCAAGTACTGTACCTATCGGAATCCAAGACGGGTCATTTGCTTTTAACTATTTGATCGACGAGCTCAATATAGCAGAATCTAGGATAGTTAAGTTAAAAAATCCAGAAGCATATCTCAAAGCCCTGGAGCTTGGACCGAAGAGGGGTGGTGTAGCTGCCATCGTTGATGAACTTCCTTACATTGAGCTCTTCTTAGCCAGCACGAACTGTTTATACAGGACGGTGGGGCAAGAATTTACAAAGAGCGGATGGGGTTTT GCTTTCCAGAGGGACTCCCCCCTTGCAGTTGATCTGTCAACCGCTATCCTTCAACTCTCCGAAAATGGTGATCTCGAGAAAATCCATAACAAGTGGCTGACACACAGAGAGTGCACTATGCAAATCAATCAAGTCGACGAAAACAAACTCTCCCTAAGTAGCTTTTGGGGCCTGTTCCTCATCTGTGGCATTGCGTGCGTCCTGGCTCTTACTCTCTTCTGCTGCAGAATCATTACTCAGTACCGCAAATTCACCCCAGAAGGCGAGGAAGCGGAGGCCGAGGAGATCGAACCTGCCAGGTCATCCAGGCGCCCCCCCCGCTCACCCAGCATTAAGCAAATAATAGATTTTGTAGATAGGAAAGAAACAGAGATTAAGGAGCTGCTGAAGCGAAAGAATAGTAATGAGAGCAAACAACAGTCCATCCATGGCTCGGATGGACAGGCAAGTTCACCAGCATAA
- the LOC18610088 gene encoding glutamate receptor 3.7, with translation MYSTMRHLGFVSLFVLMVWVCQSCLVGCEKPAVVNIGAIFTFNSVIGRAAKPAMEAAVADINANPTILNGTRLNLFMEDANCSVFLGSTEAFQVIEKEVVAIIGPQSSSIAHIISAIANGLQVPQVSYAATDPTLSALQFPFFLRTVQSDSNQMIAMADLIDFYGWKEVIAIYVDDDYGRNGISVLNNELDRRMAKAFYKLPLPAHFAQSDIISLLNNSKLLGPRVYVVHVNPDPQLRIFAFAEKLQMMTSDYVWLATDWLSATIDSFSPMNRTALHSFQGVVGLRQHIPESNQKKDFMSRWRKMQQKGLATSQLNTYGLCAYDTVWTVAHSIDKFINDGNNLTFSSSDKLNDIKTGEMHLEKLKVFDGGDILLKELLQTNFSGLTGQVHFSSDRNIVTSGYDVINIDNMAVHTVGYWSGTFGFSVSPPETLQGTQHGNSEIDQELHSVTWPGGKIERPRGWVIADDERPLRIGVPYRASFVDFVTELHDSHQIVGYCIDVFTEALKLVPYYVPYKFELFGNGRSNPNYGQLVKMVADNVFDAAVGDIAIVKNRTEIVDFSQPYITTGLVIVAPIRNPKSSAWVFLKPFTVDMWCMTAAAFVIIGIVIWILEHRVNDDFRGPPRRQIVTMFMFSFSTLFKTNQEETVSTLGRVVMVVWLFLLMVITSSYTANLTSILTVQQLLSPITGIDSLIANTWPIGYQVGSFAYGYLSENLNIHQSRLVELHSPEEYESALRLGPDNGGVAAIVDELPYVELFLSKHTDFGIIGQPFTKRGWGFAFQRDSVLAVDMSTAILRLSENGMLQEIHKKWLCKMGCPGERRKNYEPNQLHLTSFWGLYLLCGCITLAALLIFLLRMVRQFVRYRRRQMKLCSLSPAVQSTTRCSQVIYNFFNFIDEKEEAIKKMFMQCEINRVSETPMSSTT, from the exons CTTTTCAAGTAATTGAAAAAGAGGTGGTGGCTATTATTGGTCCGCAGTCATCTTCAATTGCTCATATAATTTCTGCAATTGCCAATGGCCTTCAAGTTCCACAAGTTTCATATGCTGCCACTGATCCAACTCTTTCTGCTCTCCAATTCCCATTCTTTCTCCGAACTGTGCAAAGCGATTCCAACCAAATGATTGCTATGGCtgatttaattgatttttatggGTGGAAAGAGGTCATTGCTATCTATGTAGATGATGATTATGGAAGGAATGGGATATCTGTCTTAAACAATGAACTTGACCGGAGAATGGCAAAAGCTTTCTATAAATTGCCTTTGCCTGCCCATTTTGCTCAAAGTGACATCATATCTTTACTCAATAACTCTAAATTGCTAGGTCCTCGTGTGTATGTTGTTCATGTTAATCCTGACCCCCAATTAAGAATTTTTGCCTTTGCCGAAAAGCTTCAGATGATGACCAGTGATTATGTGTGGCTTGCTACGGATTGGCTTTCTGCCACCATAGATTCATTCTCTCCCATGAATCGAACTGCTCTTCATTCGTTTCAAGGAGTAGTTGGACTGCGCCAACATATTCCAGAGTCCAACCAGAAGAAGGATTTTATGTCTCGATGGAGAAAAATGCAGCAGAAAGGGTTGGCAACTTCACAGTTGAATACCTATGGGCTTTGTGCTTATGACACAGTTTGGACAGTTGCACATTCGATTGACAAGTTCATAAATGATGGAAACAATCTTACATTTTCATCCAGTGATAAGTTAAATGATATAAAAACAGGTGAAATGCATTTGGAGAAGCTTAAAGTTTTTGATGGTGGTGATATACTGCTCAAGGAATTACTGCAAACAAACTTCTCTGGTTTAACTGGTCAAGTTCATTTTAGTTCAGATCGGAACATTGTGACTTCAGGTTATGATGTCATTAATATTGACAACATGGCTGTTCATACAGTTGGTTACTGGTCTGGTACTTTTGGTTTCTCAGTTTCTCCTCCAGAAACCCTCCAAGGGACTCAACATGGCAATTCTGAAATAGACCAGGAGCTTCACAGTGTTACTTGGCCTGGTGGAAAGATAGAAAGGCCTCGTGGCTGGGTGATTGCTGATGATGAACGGCCTTTGAGAATTGGAGTGCCCTATAGAGCCAgttttgttgattttgttacAGAACTGCATGATAGCCATCAAATTGTAGGATACTGTATTGATGTGTTCACTGAAGCACTGAAATTAGTCCCATATTATGTTCCTTACAAATTTGAGCTTTTTGGGAATGGCCGGTCCAATCCTAATTATGGTCAGCTTGTGAAAATGGTTGCAGATAAT GTGTTTGATGCAGCTGTTGGGGATATTGCAATCGTTAAAAACCGGACAGAGATTGTGGATTTTTCTCAGCCTTATATAACTACTGGTCTTGTCATAGTAGCTCCAATCCGCAATCCAAAATCAAGTGCTTGGGTATTTCTAAAACCATTTACAGTAGACATGTGGTGCATGACTGCAGCAGCTTTTGTGATAATTGGCATTGTTATTTGGATTCTTGAGCATCGAGTCAATGACGATTTTCGTGGCCCACCTAGGAGGCAAATTGTAACGATGTTTAT GTTCAGCTTCTCAACACTGTTTAAGACAAACC AGGAAGAAACTGTAAGCACACTTGGGCGAGTGGTAATGGTGGTGTGGCTTTTCCTATTGATGGTGATAACATCGAGTTATACAGCAAACTTGACTTCAATCCTCACTGTTCAGCAACTTTTGTCGCCCATTACTGGAATTGACAGCTTGATTGCTAACACTTGGCCTATCGGTTACCAAGTTGGTTCATTTGCATATGGTTATCTTTCTGAGAATCTTAACATTCATCAGTCAAGGCTTGTTGAACTACACTCCCCTGAAGAGTATGAAAGTGCTCTACGACTTGGGCCAGATAATGGAGGGGTGGCAGCTATTGTTGATGAGCTCCCTTACGTGGAATTATTTCTGTCAAAGCATACTGACTTTGGGATTATAGGCCAACCATTTACAAAGAGGGGCTGGGGATTT GCGTTTCAAAGAGATTCCGTGCTTGCCGTTGACATGTCTACTGCAATCTTGAGACTTTCTGAAAACGGAATGCTTCAGGAGATCCATAAGAAGTGGCTTTGTAAGATGGGTTGTCCTGGAGAGAGGAGAAAAAACTATGAGCCTAACCAACTCCACTTAACCAGCTTCTGGGGTTTATATCTTTTATGCGGTTGCATCACTCTTGCTGCACTTCTCATCTTTCTTCTAAGAATGGTTCGCCAATTTGTCCGGTACAGACGAAGGCAAATGAAACTTTGTTCCCTTTCGCCTGCAGTTCAGTCGACTACTCGTTGCTCTCAGGTCATATATAACTTTTTCAACTTCATTGATGAGAAGGAGGAAGCTATCAAGAAAATGTTTATGCAGTGTGAGATTAATCGAGTTTCAGAAACTCCAATGAGCTCAACAACATGA